In Pseudomonas putida, a genomic segment contains:
- the cysQ gene encoding 3'(2'),5'-bisphosphate nucleotidase CysQ, with protein sequence MSDQRLMHEVVKLALLAGHAILPYWRADVAVQSKADDSPVTAADLAAHQVIVDGLQALAPQIPVLSEEDCNIPLAERQGWQRWWLVDPLDGTKEFIAGSEEFTVNIALIENGEVVFGVVTMPTNGRAYFGGRGLGAWRAEADGQAVAIQVRDTPPADGRFTVVASRRHSSPEQEALLAGLGAVVGELELANIGSSLKFCLLAEGSADCYPRLAPTSQWDTAAAQGVLEGAGGEVIEVDGQPFRYPARESLLNPFFLAMPAAAAWRQAFIEQHIAGQASSPASRLLPDTPSL encoded by the coding sequence ATGAGCGACCAGCGACTGATGCATGAAGTGGTCAAGCTCGCCCTTTTGGCCGGCCATGCGATCCTGCCTTACTGGCGCGCCGACGTTGCCGTGCAGAGCAAGGCCGACGACTCCCCGGTGACCGCTGCCGACCTGGCCGCGCATCAGGTCATTGTCGACGGTTTGCAGGCGCTGGCGCCGCAGATCCCGGTACTGTCCGAGGAAGATTGCAATATCCCCCTGGCCGAACGTCAGGGCTGGCAGCGCTGGTGGCTGGTCGATCCCTTGGACGGGACCAAGGAATTCATCGCCGGCAGCGAGGAATTCACCGTCAATATCGCGCTGATCGAGAACGGTGAGGTGGTGTTCGGCGTGGTGACCATGCCAACCAACGGGCGCGCTTACTTCGGTGGACGCGGCCTGGGCGCCTGGCGCGCCGAGGCCGATGGTCAGGCCGTGGCGATCCAGGTGCGCGACACCCCGCCGGCCGATGGCCGCTTCACCGTGGTAGCCAGCCGCCGTCACTCCAGCCCCGAACAGGAGGCCTTGCTGGCCGGGCTGGGGGCTGTGGTGGGGGAGCTGGAGTTGGCCAATATCGGCAGCTCGTTGAAGTTCTGCCTGCTGGCCGAAGGCAGTGCCGACTGCTATCCGCGTCTGGCACCGACCTCGCAGTGGGACACGGCTGCGGCGCAAGGTGTATTGGAGGGGGCTGGCGGCGAAGTGATCGAAGTGGATGGCCAGCCGTTTCGCTATCCGGCGCGCGAATCGCTGCTCAATCCCTTCTTCCTGGCAATGCCTGCTGCGGCCGCCTGGCGCCAGGCGTTCATCGAGCAGCACATTGCAGGTCAGGCCTCATCGCCGGCGAGCCGGCTCCTACCGGATACGCCCAGCCTGTAG
- a CDS encoding FdhF/YdeP family oxidoreductase: protein MTSYQHLPDNAPASSPRYKPYDGPAGGWGALRSVAKAWVGSDNALKNIRALLKTNQNGGFDCPGCAWGDSPESGMVKFCENGAKAVNWEATKRRVDAGFFARYSVSALLAQSDYWLEYQGRLTEPMVYDPQSDRYQPIEWDAAFALIARHLNGLTTPDQAEFYTSGRASNEAAYLYQLFVRAYGTNNFPDCSNMCHEASGVALGQSVGVGKGTVTFDDFEHADAIFVWGQNPGTNHPRMLDPLRDAVNRGAQVVCINPLKERGLERFQHPQNPLEMLTNSDRPTNTAFFRPALGGDMAMLRGMAKFLLQWEREAQAKGEPAVFDHVFIAEHGHGVDEYLAVVDSTSWEHIQAQSGLELADIELAARMYCRGKRVIMCWAMGITQHRHSVPTIQEIVNLQMLRGNVGVPGAGLCPVRGHSNVQGDRTMGINERPPVALLDAIERRFNFPVPRHNGHNTVEAIHAMLDGRAKVFIGLGGNFAQATPDTERTAQALRNCELTVHISTKLNRSHLVHGKQALILPCLGRTDIDLQADGPQAVTVEDSFSMVHASNGQLKPLSTQMRSEPAVIAGIAAATLGKKPVDWHWLVADYDRIRDLIGDTIAGFAGFNERLRHPGGFYLGNSAGSREWKTSTGRANFKANLLPDTLLDERVRASGQVPDLIMQSMRSHDQYNTTIYGLDDRYRGVRGQRDVLFVNEADIVRLGFQPGQKVDIVSLWGDAHVRRVRGFTLLAFDIPAGQAAAYYPEVNPLIPLESIGDGSHTPTSKFVAIKLERAQDNGRIL, encoded by the coding sequence GTGACCTCGTACCAGCACCTCCCAGACAACGCCCCCGCCTCTTCCCCACGCTACAAGCCCTACGATGGCCCCGCCGGTGGCTGGGGAGCCTTGCGCAGCGTGGCCAAAGCCTGGGTCGGCAGCGACAACGCGCTGAAGAACATCCGCGCCCTGCTCAAGACCAACCAGAACGGCGGTTTCGACTGCCCTGGCTGCGCCTGGGGCGACTCGCCCGAAAGCGGCATGGTCAAGTTTTGCGAGAACGGCGCCAAGGCGGTCAACTGGGAAGCCACCAAGCGCCGTGTCGATGCCGGCTTCTTCGCTCGCTACAGCGTCAGCGCGCTGCTGGCGCAGAGCGACTACTGGCTCGAATACCAGGGTCGGCTGACCGAGCCGATGGTCTATGACCCGCAAAGCGATCGCTACCAGCCCATTGAATGGGACGCCGCCTTCGCCCTGATCGCCCGCCACCTGAACGGCCTGACCACACCGGACCAGGCCGAGTTCTACACCTCGGGCCGCGCCAGCAACGAAGCGGCGTACCTGTACCAGCTGTTCGTGCGCGCCTACGGCACCAACAATTTCCCCGACTGCTCGAACATGTGCCACGAGGCCAGCGGCGTGGCCCTGGGGCAGAGCGTCGGCGTCGGCAAGGGCACCGTGACCTTCGACGACTTCGAGCATGCCGATGCGATCTTCGTCTGGGGCCAGAACCCCGGCACCAATCACCCGCGCATGCTCGACCCGTTGCGCGACGCAGTGAACCGCGGCGCCCAGGTGGTGTGCATCAACCCGCTAAAGGAACGCGGCCTGGAACGCTTCCAGCACCCGCAGAACCCGCTGGAAATGCTCACAAACAGCGACCGCCCGACCAATACCGCATTCTTCCGCCCGGCCCTGGGTGGCGACATGGCGATGCTGCGCGGCATGGCCAAGTTCCTCCTGCAGTGGGAGCGCGAGGCCCAGGCCAAGGGCGAGCCCGCCGTGTTCGACCACGTGTTCATCGCCGAGCATGGCCATGGCGTCGACGAATACCTGGCCGTGGTCGACAGCACCTCCTGGGAGCACATCCAGGCCCAGTCGGGCCTGGAGCTGGCCGACATCGAACTGGCCGCGCGCATGTACTGCCGTGGCAAACGCGTGATCATGTGCTGGGCGATGGGCATCACCCAGCACCGCCATTCGGTGCCGACCATCCAGGAGATCGTCAACCTGCAGATGCTGCGCGGCAACGTCGGCGTGCCCGGCGCCGGCCTGTGCCCGGTGCGCGGCCACAGCAACGTGCAGGGCGACCGCACCATGGGCATCAACGAACGCCCACCGGTCGCGCTGCTCGACGCCATCGAACGACGCTTCAATTTCCCGGTGCCGCGCCATAACGGCCACAACACCGTCGAAGCCATCCACGCCATGCTCGACGGCCGGGCCAAGGTGTTCATCGGCCTGGGCGGCAACTTCGCCCAGGCGACCCCGGATACCGAGCGCACCGCCCAGGCATTGCGCAACTGCGAGCTGACCGTGCACATCAGCACCAAGCTCAACCGCAGCCACCTGGTCCACGGCAAGCAGGCACTGATCCTGCCATGCCTGGGGCGCACCGACATCGACCTGCAGGCCGACGGCCCGCAGGCGGTCACCGTGGAAGACTCGTTCAGCATGGTTCACGCCTCCAACGGCCAACTGAAACCCCTGTCCACCCAGATGCGCTCCGAGCCTGCGGTGATCGCCGGCATCGCGGCCGCCACGCTGGGCAAGAAACCGGTGGACTGGCATTGGTTGGTGGCCGACTACGACCGCATCCGCGACCTGATCGGCGACACCATCGCCGGTTTTGCCGGCTTCAACGAGCGCCTGCGCCATCCGGGCGGCTTCTACCTGGGCAACAGCGCGGGCAGCCGTGAATGGAAAACCAGCACCGGTCGCGCCAACTTCAAGGCCAACCTGCTGCCGGACACCCTGCTCGATGAACGAGTGCGCGCCAGCGGCCAGGTGCCGGACCTGATCATGCAGTCGATGCGCTCGCACGATCAGTACAACACCACCATCTACGGCCTGGACGACCGTTATCGTGGCGTACGCGGCCAGCGTGACGTACTGTTCGTCAATGAAGCCGACATCGTGCGACTGGGCTTCCAGCCGGGGCAGAAGGTGGACATCGTCTCGCTGTGGGGCGATGCGCACGTGCGCCGGGTACGTGGCTTCACCCTGCTGGCGTTCGATATTCCTGCCGGGCAGGCGGCGGCGTACTATCCGGAGGTGAACCCGTTGATTCCGCTGGAGAGCATTGGCGACGGCAGCCATACGCCGACGTCGAAGTTCGTCGCCATCAAGCTTGAGCGAGCCCAGGACAACGGACGCATCCTCTAA
- a CDS encoding YiiD C-terminal domain-containing protein, with protein sequence MSTDAQYLQTVLHSDIPLTREMGLEVIDWQGHCLRLQLPLAANVNHKSTMFGGSLYCAAVLVGWGWLHLRLREQGIDDGHIVIQEGLINYPLPVTGTAVARCAAPDEKTWERFLTMYQRRGRARLTLLTTVSNAGSDEPAVTFSGQYVLHR encoded by the coding sequence ATGAGCACCGACGCCCAGTACCTGCAAACGGTCCTGCACAGCGACATTCCCCTGACCCGCGAGATGGGCTTGGAAGTTATCGATTGGCAAGGTCACTGCCTGCGCCTGCAGCTACCGCTGGCAGCCAACGTCAACCACAAGAGCACCATGTTCGGTGGCAGCCTGTACTGCGCTGCCGTGCTGGTGGGTTGGGGCTGGTTGCACCTGCGCCTGCGCGAGCAGGGCATCGACGACGGCCATATCGTCATCCAGGAAGGCCTGATCAACTACCCACTGCCGGTGACCGGCACTGCGGTGGCGCGCTGCGCGGCGCCGGACGAAAAGACCTGGGAGCGCTTCCTGACGATGTACCAGCGCCGCGGTCGGGCACGCCTGACGCTGCTGACCACGGTGAGCAACGCCGGCAGCGATGAGCCCGCCGTGACCTTCAGCGGGCAGTACGTCTTGCACCGCTGA
- the yrfG gene encoding GMP/IMP nucleotidase, translated as MPVLPWSAIDTVLLDMDGTLLDLHYDNRFWLDHLPQRYAELHGVSRALAEMELQPLFERNAGTLNWYCLDFWSRELKLPIRELKREIADLIALRPDADTFLAAIRQAGKRVVLITNAHRDSLSLKLERVELAPYFERLISSHDYGYPKESPQFWDALQADIGFEPQRSLFIDDTLAILRSARRFGIGHLLAVRQPDSQAQPRDTEEFAAVEDYRELLVGL; from the coding sequence ATGCCTGTTCTTCCCTGGTCCGCCATCGATACCGTCCTGCTGGACATGGACGGCACCCTGCTCGACCTGCACTACGACAACCGCTTCTGGCTCGACCACCTGCCACAACGCTACGCCGAGCTGCATGGGGTGAGCCGGGCGCTGGCGGAAATGGAGCTGCAGCCGCTGTTCGAGCGCAACGCCGGCACCCTCAACTGGTACTGCCTGGACTTCTGGAGCCGCGAGCTGAAGCTGCCGATCCGCGAACTCAAGCGCGAGATCGCCGACCTGATCGCCCTGCGCCCGGATGCCGACACCTTCCTTGCGGCGATCCGCCAGGCTGGCAAGCGCGTGGTGCTGATCACCAATGCCCACCGCGATTCGCTGTCGCTGAAACTGGAGCGGGTGGAGCTGGCGCCTTACTTCGAGCGGCTGATCAGCTCGCACGATTATGGTTATCCGAAGGAAAGTCCGCAGTTCTGGGATGCGTTGCAGGCCGATATCGGCTTCGAGCCGCAGCGCAGTCTGTTCATCGACGATACCCTCGCGATCTTGCGCAGTGCCCGCCGATTCGGCATAGGACACCTGCTAGCGGTGCGCCAGCCCGATAGCCAGGCACAGCCTCGCGATACCGAGGAGTTCGCGGCGGTGGAGGATTACCGGGAGTTACTGGTTGGCCTGTGA
- the fdhD gene encoding formate dehydrogenase accessory sulfurtransferase FdhD: MHSKPPVCAASSSLTMPAASNTYDYVQLDDSAQASTPLAEEVALAIVYNGLNQAVMLVSPTDLEDFAVGFSVGSGIVEGTAEIYDLKLSGSGSAMYADLEISSRAFWNLKNQRRQLAGTSGCGLCGVEALEQALPELAVLPGAPLPPAHWLAGLRQRIDAFQPLGQHCGAVHAALFMNDQGELLLGREDIGRHNALDKLIGALLRQGIDATGGLAIVTSRCSLELIQKVLRAGIQTLVSLSAPTGLALQWARKHNLNLIHLPKHSAPRVYSPAAESQQP, from the coding sequence ATGCATAGCAAACCTCCGGTCTGCGCGGCGTCATCGTCCTTGACCATGCCCGCCGCCAGCAATACCTACGACTACGTCCAGCTCGACGACAGCGCGCAGGCCAGCACGCCGCTGGCCGAAGAAGTCGCCCTGGCGATCGTCTACAACGGCCTGAACCAGGCGGTGATGCTGGTCAGCCCCACCGACCTCGAGGACTTCGCGGTCGGCTTCAGCGTGGGCAGTGGCATCGTCGAAGGCACCGCAGAAATCTACGACCTCAAGCTCTCCGGCAGCGGCTCGGCGATGTACGCCGACCTGGAAATCTCCAGCCGCGCATTCTGGAACCTGAAGAATCAGCGCCGGCAATTGGCCGGCACCAGCGGCTGTGGCCTGTGCGGGGTCGAGGCCCTGGAGCAGGCGCTGCCGGAACTGGCCGTGCTGCCGGGCGCCCCGTTGCCTCCAGCGCACTGGCTGGCTGGTCTGCGCCAGCGCATCGACGCTTTCCAGCCTCTCGGCCAACACTGCGGCGCGGTGCATGCGGCGCTGTTCATGAACGATCAGGGCGAACTGCTGCTGGGCCGTGAAGACATCGGCCGGCACAACGCCCTGGACAAGCTGATTGGCGCGCTGCTGCGCCAAGGCATCGACGCCACGGGCGGCCTGGCCATCGTCACCAGCCGCTGCAGCCTGGAGCTGATCCAGAAAGTCCTGCGCGCCGGCATCCAGACCCTGGTCAGCCTGTCGGCGCCCACGGGCCTGGCCCTGCAATGGGCACGCAAGCACAACCTAAACCTCATCCATCTGCCCAAACACAGCGCACCGCGGGTCTACAGCCCTGCGGCGGAGTCTCAACAGCCGTGA
- the lysM gene encoding peptidoglycan-binding protein LysM, producing MSLIDFVKNVGEKVVDLLTPGNANAETQIKEHVKNVGLGNPNISATVDGDKVVLKGEVASQEEKEKIILAAGNIEGVAKVDADGLTVAGATVVTQAQFVTVQKGETLSAISLRVYGNANQYNKIFEANKPLLKSADKIYVGQVLRIPPKE from the coding sequence ATGAGTCTGATCGATTTCGTGAAGAACGTAGGTGAGAAGGTAGTCGACCTGCTGACCCCCGGTAATGCCAATGCCGAGACGCAGATCAAGGAACACGTGAAAAACGTCGGTTTGGGCAACCCGAACATCAGTGCCACTGTAGACGGCGACAAGGTCGTGCTCAAGGGTGAAGTGGCTAGCCAGGAGGAAAAGGAGAAGATCATCCTGGCGGCGGGCAATATCGAAGGCGTGGCCAAGGTCGATGCTGATGGTCTGACCGTGGCGGGAGCGACGGTCGTTACCCAGGCCCAGTTCGTAACGGTGCAGAAGGGTGAAACGCTGAGTGCAATTTCGCTGCGCGTTTATGGCAACGCCAACCAGTACAACAAGATCTTCGAGGCTAACAAGCCCTTGCTGAAAAGCGCGGACAAGATCTATGTGGGGCAGGTACTGCGTATTCCGCCCAAGGAATGA
- the nudE gene encoding ADP compounds hydrolase NudE: MRQKPTVLSREIVASSRLFRVEAVQLRFSNGNERTYERLVGRGNGYGAVMIVAMLDAEHAVLVEEYCGGTDEYELSLPKGLIEPGEDVLAAADRELKEEAGFGARQLEHLTELSLSPGYMSQKIQVVLASDLYEERLEGDEPEPMRVDKVNLRELSALAMHPQFTEGRALAALYLARDLLIQRGLFEA; encoded by the coding sequence ATGCGCCAGAAACCCACCGTCCTCAGTCGCGAAATCGTCGCCAGCAGCCGCCTGTTCCGCGTCGAGGCCGTGCAATTGCGCTTCAGCAATGGCAACGAGCGCACCTACGAACGGCTGGTCGGCCGCGGCAATGGCTATGGCGCGGTGATGATCGTGGCCATGCTCGACGCCGAGCACGCGGTGCTGGTGGAAGAGTACTGCGGCGGAACCGACGAATACGAGCTGTCGCTGCCCAAGGGCCTGATCGAGCCGGGAGAGGACGTGCTGGCGGCGGCCGACCGTGAGCTCAAGGAAGAAGCCGGCTTTGGCGCACGCCAGCTGGAGCACCTGACCGAACTGTCGCTGTCGCCGGGCTACATGAGCCAGAAAATCCAGGTGGTACTGGCCAGCGATCTGTACGAAGAGCGCCTGGAGGGCGACGAGCCGGAGCCGATGCGCGTCGACAAGGTCAACCTGCGCGAGCTTTCGGCCCTGGCCATGCACCCGCAGTTCACCGAAGGGCGTGCCCTGGCGGCGTTGTACCTGGCCCGTGACCTGCTGATTCAGCGGGGGTTGTTCGAGGCATGA